In Mytilus edulis chromosome 3, xbMytEdul2.2, whole genome shotgun sequence, the genomic window taaatattttagaaaatgagTTATTAGAGTATCAGATAGATTTCTCGGGAGACTTATGTATTGTTTCCCCATAGATTGTTGAAGATAGTTCCCTGTGATGACTTAAGATGAATTATACATAACAGTTAGATTAACTTTTGTCAagacatatttatattttcagattaTGATATTAAATCATCCGGGTACTATAAAGAAGGGTTACACCCCTATTCTGCATTGTCATACCTCAATGGTTGCCTGCAAGTTCTTAGAAATAAAGGAGAGATGTGACAGACGAACAGGTCAATGCGCTGAAGAAAATCCATCATGCTTGCGTCCAGGTGAATTGGGTGTTGTTGACTTAAAACCTATTCGTCCAATATGCGTTGAATGTTTTTTTGATTACCCTTCACTTGGACGAATTATAATTCGTGACATGAAGCAGACGATTGCTATCGGTGTTATAATATTCATCCCAGGCAGACTTCCTCCTCCTTTTGAATTTCAAAGAAACTATGGAGTTATAACGCGAATGACAGGAATAACGGGTCTAAGTTTTGGATTAATGTCAAGACCAACCACTACTGGATTTGGTGCCATAACATCCGTTTCACAATATGGCGGTGATACACGACCAAATACAAAAGGTGTAATGATATCTGAACCTTTGCCATATTGTACAGAAGAAGTCGAGGACGATGATGGAAGTGTATCATTGACTTCAGGGGATGCTTTACCTGAATTTCCTCGTACTTTCAGGACAAAATCAGGGAGATTTGAAACAGAGTTTTGAAACTTATACTTCCCCTAATGTATACGACAAAGGGGTTTGTTAACTGTTGTTATGTTAGACCATTGTGGAGCTGTTTTTTACTCTATATAATATGTATCTGAATATATCATTACAATACTTGACATTGAGTTAAGAAGCGTATTTACATCTTCATTTCATAGTTTCCTGATAATTTCCTAGATATGATATCGTCTTAATCCATTCCCGAGGTTTGGTTTTTATTTGATTAATAGTATTTAGATAATGGGTTGACTTGGAACTATTCTCTGGATACTATACAATGATTAATAAGCAATTTTAGTGGGATATATAGACAATATAAACGTTGGTTTTTTCTCCATCATATGTAATATATCTCTGTAGAGGAACCATTCATTTCTATAGTTTTTGTGAGATTAATGGAAATAAGCAGTGTTTTATTCCtagaaatatttgtttatacattcTAAAGATAATATAACCAAAATTAAGCGAAAATCTCATTTGCACAAATGCGTCTTATTTTAACATCACTGAACTGTATCTGAACACGACGTACCCTTATGTAAGAAGTAAATTTACCCTTTATTTCTATTTACAACTTTCACAGGAATTTGTTGTAAAATGTTGTACTTATGTATTGCACGTAAAAGTAGTTTTGTAATAATAAGTATATACTTTTAATCATTGATGATAAACGAATGCTTTGAAAAACCATTATTGAaatttaacaaatgataaaaattcaTTCCAAACCTTTTTTCccaattttcaacataaaatACCTAATACACAGTGCAATGAATTAATGAACAAACATTTGGTAACTGAAAACATCACTTTATTAATTTAGTTCGTCTGGAGATCTTTCCTGTGTTTATTTTCATCAAGATAGCAGCAAATGATGTGTAAGaactgtaaataaaggcaacagtagtatactgctgtttcaAAGTCATCAATCAATTcatagaaaacaaatccgggttacaaactaaaaccgagggaaaaacGTCAACTGTTAGACAGCGGAAcatcagaaacactgaagtgcaacgtAAAAgtaaacgccaacatacatagaaacgcactatttgataacaactgctattTCCCTGACTTGATATAGaacatattaaaaagaaataGTGGTTTAAACCTGGTTATACGGCTTGCTTAACCTTCcacttatatggcaatgttaaactGACAACACTATATCCACACATACAGCACTTACAAACGCAGTTACACTCAGTACTGAGAGACgtacaaatgaataaaatattagtCGTTACAACATGTAAAAAGTTAAATCTAAAAAATAGCGAACGCCAAAGAAAATTCGAaaaggaaagtccgtaatcaaatggcaaaatcaaaatctcaaacacatcaaacgaatgaataacaactgtcatattcctaacttggaacaggcattttttatgtagaaaatgatgtattttgtcgttttatagctagcttaacctctcacgtgtatgaaagtcgcataaaatttcattatattgacaacgatgtgtgaacaaaacaaacagacataataggcaaaaaacgtcaaaaattgtggtacagctgtcaacattgtgttataatcctaatcattagaagaaaaaaaccaaatatgtaacaaagaaatacaaaaagacatatagacgTAGAAcattagtacatatgaaagacaagaatacaagaCCACATACCATTGCACACTAATACGGGATGCATATGTTCAGAGCTACGTCATATGTaaccaacaaaaacacaaaaaggcatatacacaaagcacattagcaaaaatgaaatacaagaatacaaaaatttaccatagcacaataatacAATGACGGGATTTATAAGTTCgcagaataaaaacgaacaccTTATATCAACGACAGCACATAACCATACAATCAGTGACGTATTAATGTGTCGGATATATAATcttaaaattcatacaattatttttaaaatactagtCCAAACAGTTATCATGATTATGGGCGGTATTTAATGGCTATTTTAATATTAAGCTGTGacgacgtcataattatttggacttacACAATAATTTGTCCATGGAAAATGAAAGTTCACCCGACTTTACTGACAAATAAGACATACGTGAAATGTACCGAAAATACAGAATCCAAATCACACAAGATAACACAATGTCCAACAAAACCACAACAGAAACATCATACATAAATACATGAACGTTGGACGAAAAACTACATGACCAAAACGAACCTATTCAAACTAAGGTCAATTTTGACAGAGGGAGTTAAACCTTAGTTTCTAAAAACTTTCTTACTTTATAGACGGGCAACTTAATATGCAAAAAATCACAACATAACTGACAATGATAAGcattccaccagcagtggtactGGCCTTGTGCTAAAAAATGAAATACCGCTATGCCCTAGCTTTGAATTATTACTATTCCGACACTATAAtagaaaacgtttttttttatcgtatgtTTATGAAGAATTAATAGTAAATGTTCAGAAATGGTGACTGTTTTCATAACTTTGGTCCTGAATTTGATAACCGTTGACCACATGTTTGTCATTTTCTGCCACGTGTATTGTTATTCTGGTTGTGTCCTTCGACATCTTATATCCTTTCTGTCCCCAGATTAGAATTctacaaaataattgtttttgaaattattaGGAAATTAGACATATGTTGATAAAAGACCAAATCAGTTTATCTGTTGAATTGTTTTAATAGATTTGTCACTCATTGATCATAATGTAATTCATTCCAAGAACAATTTCCTTCTCCTCTGCGATACATATTGCGAATACGGAGACATCTGAATGCCAGAAGGGctacacattttttttgtattatgaaTCAATTCAGAAGGAAATAGAGCTTTAAAAATCTCTTTGTTTTCCTTGTATATGTATAAGGGGGTACAGTTTCTCTCTGATATATATCCGTTGCTCTTTGTATTGTTTTCAGGGTTGATAAACTGCATTTTTGCATCAACTTAACGTTTTAAGTAAGAAGGATTTTTTATTCAACCACAAACTTGTGTTGATCTTAGGTCGTCTGAAaatgtaagcagatcctgctctccTAGTTGTACCTATCATTTTTCTCAGGCATAgtttacctaagccgtatttgacacaacgttttggaattttggatcctcttcaactttgtacttgttgggctttatgaatattttgatatgagcgtcactgacgagtcttgtgtagacgaaacgcgcgtctggcgtactaaattataatcctggtacctttgataactatttacaccactgggtcgatgccactgctggtggacgtttcgttccccaGGGTATCAATAGtgtggtcatttttgtaaatttcctctttacaaaactttgaattttcttatcccaggcatagattaccttagccgtatttgactcaacttttcggaattttggatcctcaatgctcgtcaactttgtactataaatattttgatatgagcgtcactgatgaatcttgtgtatacaaaacgcgcgtctggcgtacaaaattataatcctggtacctttgataactattctcaTGGTAAGTGAACATTCtgtaaaaaatcttatttattttttcttgggTCAATCTACATCAGTCACCAGATAGAATCTCATTAAATAAGAATGCTGTTCAAAGATATCTTTTGTGTGTTTTTGAATGTGACAAGTCATGTTTCGAAGATATACTCTATGAATTGTTTGTACGGCACGCACATAAAAGATTATAGTTTACTAAAGATTATTCCTGaaagttttatttgttattgttttcattCTACATAACTTACAGACATAAGATAATCCCTATAAAGCCATATCCTGCCATGATGAAAAATGTGAGTCCTCTATATATTGAAACGGTAGCATCATAAATTGCATTCGCTCCTAGACTACTGACTAAACTAAATACAATTTCAGGTACAGCTACTCCGGCAAAAACTGAAcctaaatgataaaaaaaattatataaagacacttttttatatttctaattgtATCGTGCCTTATTAGATATTCTAACATTAACATTTTGTTAGATGGTTACATACTTTTGGAGAAAGAAAACTACAAATTTTGTGACAATTATATATGCACAGCGACAATAATTCTCCTTACAGCATTAAATACTTTTAACAAGGACAGATTCATTTTGTAACATTAATGTCATAAATGATTATGAAAGAAAATACTTGTagttaaaagtacaaaaaaaaacaaattcgagAAAAATCTAAAAGTTGCAATACTGTAATGTTTATAACATATATcatcaaacaaacaacagtatcTGACTAATTGGATGAATATTTTCTCAGCTAAAGGATGAAAACTAGTTAAAGTTTTTTAATGACAGACGGGGACACATTTACACTTAATGTGGATTGGGGAGGGGGATCTTCATTAAAATTCATAGAATTTTTCAatgatttgtcaaaatgtagattttttcatccttttttccaaaatatatttaaaagtatgGGTCACAAGACTTTTTCTaacactacaggttgtgcaaaattgtcagattttgtatagattatacatGGAAAATCCAATTTTGTGTGAGAAGATAGCTCTTTTAGCATGCTTTGAGACAAGAAAGAGAAAACATGGGGTCACCGGACTGATTTCTTgctacattttaaaatatgtagattcacaacattttctatttttaaacaaatatcttatctgagttatctcccctaataTCTGAGTTtggtaaatttgaaaaaataatgcaaCTCaggaaaatattgttttatgatTATTAAATACAgccgtaaatatgataaaacacataacttTCTATATGAACTCGAAAAGTCTTACACATGGATTACATACTTCTCTCAAAATTAAGATCTAAACCAATTGTAATCTGCTTtttccaaatccaagatggaggaagacaccccaGCTACCTTAAGTCAATCTTGTCACTTTAAATGGAAttctaattgttttgttttttacaacTTTAATACATAGTTATTTAGCTGCTGACCATTTTAAAAGATAACTGCATTTGAACAGTATTTTGATCTTCGATGATCTTTACTTACTTCAGGTGTCCAAGGATATATACAGCTACACAAAACTAGCATTTACTTAAAATTAACATGACCCACAACTAACCATAAAACTTACTTTAACCTTCATATGTTATAAAATGGAaatgtcagagacaacaacccgaaataccgcacccggaggtgggcctcagctggccccaaataaaaatgtgtactagttcacagaaaatggacgtcacactatcaaaactccaaaacatatttaaatgaactaaaattaattaacatacaagactaacaaaggccagagactcgcTAGTTTAGAATTATCCCTTCATCGTAAATGAAGCATTACCCTAAATGTCAGGGACCTCTATAGCAATAGATGGCCTGGATTTGAAATCTTGTAGTTGTGTATCGTATAACATACCTTGTTTATTATCTGGAGTAATCCTGGACATGATTGCTCTGCTCATTGCCATACCAAGAGAACTACCAACACCGGTGCCTAAGGCTATCAAGAAAAAAGGAATAATGTTTATTGCAAAGTAAAAAGCCAACATCGatattcaaacataaaataaacaatgaacaGATGAAGCATCCGTCACTCTCACTATCAAAATAAGAATATCACTTGATCAATGTGGTCTGTCAGATGCACTTTCCTGGATTTCCGCTCATCAAGAACGTTCATAAGTATTTTATCTAAACTTATCATAGTAATATTTGCAAAGAACACTTTTCAACAAATTTGTACTTGTCATCAGTAACTCGATGGTTGCCATATGCGAAGATGGATCGGATTAACCCTTCCTTCGGTTTTTAATCGACTCAAAATTTATTGTATCAGTGTCTCTGTTCTAAATATAATTAGACACGTAAAGAACAAATCACACTTCAATAGTAACCCTTAAGAAACAGGTGTGCATGCACCCTGCCTTTTTATGCTTCTAGTTTAGTTGATATAAATGGGAGTCAATGCGGTATTTTTAAATCTAATTTAATTCCAATATATACTAATGTGTCTCAGTTTTGTCAAGAATCTCGATAGTTGTTGTGCCGCTAGTGTCTTTGAGTTTTTATGAATTGTGTATCAGATTGGTCTTCTGTGTTTAAAATACTGTAATAACTCCAAGTTTGAAAGGGGGAAGTCCTTAAAAACTAAACAATCGATTATACCACTAAATTcgagtttaaatgttttaaaactttcctACTGTTTTGATTCGAGACCCGGTTATGAGTCTTAAAACAATTTCCAAttaaaatggtggataaaacctggtatAAATTAATGTTGGTTTACTTTAATGTGTTGCTGAATTGAAATCtatttgatgtttattttatatatttatatatatatatcttatatataaataaattcatttacacttgtatgcacaAAATTAgtaaagcaaaacaaattttcgtctattgttttcttttttttctaagtGAAATTTATTCAATAACAATTACCCAAGTATAACATGAAGTCGGTAGTAGCTAGTCCCTCTATAGTTAACGATACCACGGTAGTCAGCAAACTGGCTAACACGATGTATTCGTCCGTCGTACAAAGATGAAAAAGATAGATCATAGCAAGATTTCCAATATTTAATAATCCTAATCTCATGGAACCATACCAGCCAATCCTAACAGCACTCCAACAAAACGGAGAATTCAGTTGATACAATGTTTCAATCTGAGGTCTAGCAATATTTGCTAAATTGGACATCATAAAAATAAcgattaaaattataaacatcCACTGTTTTCCATCTGGGGAAAACCCTTTTTTATATACATCTGTAACACGTaccatattttgaataaaagatacATCCGACCGCTTTTTTGAATCATGAAGTGTTTCTGGTAGTATAAAAATTACTATTAGAAGTCCAAGAAGTACCATAGCAGTTGATATAAGGGAAGGATAAAAGAAACCATCTGTCCATTTTATAAGATATCCAGACAACAATGAAACAATGAATGCGGCAATTCCCAATGACGTTTCAAAACAACCTATAACAAACGTGCGAGGTTTTCCTGGTTCTGTTAGATCTGCCATGAAGCTATATGCCATACTTAACGTGGAAACCCAGGTCCCAGTACATCCttctatacaaaaaaataaaatgatccATTCTAACTTCAGATTGAAATAGATGGTGATTGTGCAAAGAAGCGTTTTCAATAATGTTCCTATAAAAGGAGCGATGAAGAACAGTTTTCTTCCATAAATATCGCTGTACGTTGCTAAATTTAGAGTGAAAATCACTCCGATCACGTTGTAGGTAGCGAGACTACAAAAAATATTTAGTTCTGATGTCAGTTTTTGTACAACAACTTGTTCTTTATATGCTATCGTACTGGTGTTCAGCTCACATGCTGATTGACTTCCGGTGGATTTATGTGATGAAGTGGGATATTTTTCCTTCATATAAGTTTGGTATGAATACTGGTTCATTacatacatggataaaaccactGAACTCGTGTGAAGTGATGTGACAAATATGGCGAAACTTAAAGCTAGCCATCTTGGCATCCCAAGGTTAATCGCTGCATCCCTTTGTGTTTCCTTGGCTTGGAGAAGGGGTTTTTCTTCAGATTCATACATGTTCTAACTTATAGTTTCTGTatataatgaaatgaaaaaaagtttatatatacattttgtgtttgtgtttgcgGGAATTATTTTTTTGCTGTTTCATAATTATAAAAATGTCCTTTATTCCATCTTTCTGTagaaatattattattaaaatgtcaatttaatTATAGatctgtataaatatatattttctctaCTTGAAATTATATGGAGTATAACATATTACTGTTACTTTATAAAAGAATGGTGAGCTTATTTGGAACATTAAGAATATCTACTGTATACAAACAAACCCTGAGTTACTGTTTAGTGCATCCACATCTTTTTTTCTTGAATTCTTTCTTCCTCTGTCCAGTTGTGATGAAGCATACCCGATCCGATGTTGACATCAATATTTACTCTCGTGACGCAGAATTCATTTAACATTGCATACTGTAATCTAATATTTATCAAACATGGGGCACATACTATTATCTAATAACAATCAAACATGGGGCACATACTATTTTTAATCTGACCATATGATACTAGATAATAAATATCAATGTAGCCACAAAGTACCGatgtactgaacatcggatgactgcAAGTTCTCttggatggtcacaagcacttgtctaataaaaacaatatatctcTATACCCGAAAATGAGGAAAAGGtacatagatatatttttttctgagacaagttcgtgtgtggatgatgaataaatgacagggaattaAACTATTATAGTGTAGTGATATTATCATTTGTTaccagtatactctggtttgttgttatatattataaaagTATTTGTATACAACAGTAATATATATGTTCATCCATTTGAATACCATTATATTCTACATTCTCtgataatagtgcagtgcaagagCATGGTGGGAACTCTTCTGTAAAAATTCgtttttctaatagattggatttgaggagccattcatattttccctCAAAACtgtcttgagatattcttccgcatgcgttaacacaaaTTTTCCGTATTCTTAATTTGTTCTTGATATATGTATATTTCTAACGACAACATATGTTCATATCGTATGttcttaaaaattattttcatgaatatttattgaTGAAATTAATATACAACAAgcgaatgttattttgcactcgaaAATATCCGCGTAATTATACAATATACGCTTGGTTATCAGTCAAAAACGCAATTTATGTTGGTAAAAATGTATCTGGCAATACACAGGAATGACCTCACGGTCATCTGCTGTAAAAACGTCGTATGTGAACGCGTCGTTTCAGTGCGATATTACTGTTCGTTCCATTTCCAAGATCCTCATGAAAATGTGATTAATATTCTTTTGTGCAAAACGAAATTGAAAAGTATTATATATTTGGTAAATTCAaaagaaatagtaaataaaacacaaagatAAAAGATCAAAACAAAAGAGTAGTACAATAATCTTATCTCAGAAATAAAATAAGGTTATTTTCAAATATGCAATATTCGAGACTAAATAGCAACAATTTCGATCTTGTATTTCTGGTGACAAATAATACTGTTTTCGTTTATCTTCTCTCCTTTAGAATCAAAGCGgaagatatcaaaggaacattcaaaactCATAGGTCGTATAGAGACTGCaaacatatttgtaaaaatataaatagacaAATAACATTTCACAAGACACAAGACACTAAAACTTAAAACTAACGAcaaaacaacatgaaccccaccaataaATGGCGTGAAATCAGGAAGGATAAACAATCTTCCTTCACAGTTATGAAAAGACATAGCAACATGAATCCGAATAACAACGGGGTGACATCAGGCAGCATAAACAATCCTGCTTCGGATGAACCCGAACACAAACCGGGGTGACATCAGAACGGATAAACAATCTTGCCTCGCATAAACACGACCAATAACCGGGGTGACATCAGGAAGGATAAACAATCCTTCTTCACGTTTATATAAAGACATAGCAACATGAACCCGGCAACAAACTGGCATGACATCAGGCAGTGTAACGAAATCTGCTTCGTATGAACCCGACCAGTAACCGGGGTGACATTAGGAAGGAAAAACAATCTTGCTTCACATTTTAAGCAGCATGAACCTGACCAACAACCATGGTGACATCAAGCAGTATAACGAATCCTGCTTCGTATGAACCCGACCAATAACCGGGGTGACATCGGGCAGTATAAACAATCCTACTTTGCATGAACCCCACCAATAACCGGCGTGACATCAGGCAGTATAAACAATCCTGTTTTGCATGAATCCCAGCAATAACCGGTGTGACATCAGGCAGTATAAACAATCCTACTTTGCATGAACCTCACCAATAACCGGGGTGACATCAGGCAGTATAAACAATCCTGCTGtgcatgaaccccaccaaaagccgGGGTGACTTCAGACAGTATAAACAATCCTGTTTTGcatgaaccctaccaaaaaccGGGGTGACATCAGGCAGTATTAACAATCCTGCTTCGCATGAACTCCACCAATAACCGGGGTGCATTAGGAAGGATAAACAATCCTGCTTCACATTTTTCTAAAGACATAGCAACATGAACCTGACCAACAACCATGGTGACATCAAGCAGTATAACGAATCCTGCTTCGTATGAACCCGACCAATAACCGGAGTGACATCAGGCAGTATAAACAATCCTGCTTTGCATGAACCCCAGCAATAACCGGCGTGACATCAGGCAGTATAAACAATCCTGCTTTGCATGAACCCCACCAATAACCGGGGTGACATCAGGCAGTATAAACAATCCTACTTtgcatgaaccccaccaaaaaccggggTGACATCAGGCAGTATAAACAATCCTGCTTTGCATGAACCCTACCAATAACCGGGGTGACATCAGGCAGTATAAACAATCCTGCTTTGCATGAACCCCACCAATAACCGGGGTGACATCAGGCAGTCTAAACAATCCTGCTTtgcatgaaccccaccaaaaaccggggAGACATCAGGCAGTATAAACAATCCTGCTTTGCATGAACCCCACCAATACCTGGGGTGACATGAGGCAGTATAAACAATCCTACTTCACATTCATCCAACGTTTTGCTCATGGAATttctttctataaaatattttagaaaaaaaatgcaaatgataTTCGAGAAGCATTACAGAAAGGCCTTTAATGAAGTTATCGTGCCATGCCTAATGCAatccttttttttattgttagagCAGGCTATTAATAGATTATAATTGAATCTTGAATTCAAGATTTGAAAAATTCCTTGAGGAATTATTTATAAGAATGAGAGAAGTTCACAGCCCTTACATAT contains:
- the LOC139518035 gene encoding lysosomal proton-coupled steroid conjugate and bile acid symporter SLC46A3-like, with the translated sequence MYESEEKPLLQAKETQRDAAINLGMPRWLALSFAIFVTSLHTSSVVLSMYVMNQYSYQTYMKEKYPTSSHKSTGSQSACELNTSTIAYKEQVVVQKLTSELNIFCSLATYNVIGVIFTLNLATYSDIYGRKLFFIAPFIGTLLKTLLCTITIYFNLKLEWIILFFCIEGCTGTWVSTLSMAYSFMADLTEPGKPRTFVIGCFETSLGIAAFIVSLLSGYLIKWTDGFFYPSLISTAMVLLGLLIVIFILPETLHDSKKRSDVSFIQNMVRVTDVYKKGFSPDGKQWMFIILIVIFMMSNLANIARPQIETLYQLNSPFCWSAVRIGWYGSMRLGLLNIGNLAMIYLFHLCTTDEYIVLASLLTTVVSLTIEGLATTDFMLYLALGTGVGSSLGMAMSRAIMSRITPDNKQGSVFAGVAVPEIVFSLVSSLGANAIYDATVSIYRGLTFFIMAGYGFIGIILCLILIWGQKGYKMSKDTTRITIHVAENDKHVVNGYQIQDQSYENSHHF